A window from Bosea sp. ANAM02 encodes these proteins:
- the ybaL gene encoding YbaL family putative K(+) efflux transporter: MHHGPLIAIIVAGLGLAFVFGALAQKLRISPLVGYLLAGVAVGPFTPGFVADQNLANELAEIGVILLMFGVGLHFSLKDLLSVKAIAVPGAVVQIGIATLLGLGLGTLLGWNLFSGAVFGLALSTASTVVLLRALQERRLVQTERGRIAVGWLIVEDIAMVLALVLLPVLAEIVNGTPSGGSGPLATRFDLGVWGVLGLTFAKLIGFLAFMLVIGRRVIPWVLHWVAHTGSRELFRLAVLAVALGVAYAAATLFGVSFALGAFFAGMILSESPLSQRAAEETLPLRDAFAVLFFVSVGMLFDPGIILRAPGPLLATLAIILIGKSVAAWMIVRAFGRSQAVALTISASLAQIGEFSFILAGLGTALGILPAQGRDLILAGAILSILLNPVVFALVERLAPEAPAAKPKPAAAPEAGEPEVAVSEPQPEAPPERDITPTNLTDHIVVVGYGRVGSLLGAGLLSQGARLLVIEDNPDAVETARRDGAELLVGNAADPEVLSAAGIGRAMRLFVAIPGSFEAGQVCEQARAENPALPIVARAHSDAEVAHLTKCGATLTIMGEAEIARAMLSLCQNLGDTAKPASGTAPEAAEPDTIAGLPASKPPAPKPPAAKPAEDPPADPPAAA, translated from the coding sequence ATGCATCACGGCCCGCTGATCGCCATCATCGTCGCGGGCCTCGGCCTTGCTTTCGTCTTCGGGGCGCTGGCCCAAAAGCTTCGGATCTCTCCTCTCGTCGGCTATCTTCTCGCCGGTGTCGCGGTCGGCCCCTTCACCCCGGGCTTCGTCGCCGACCAGAATCTCGCCAACGAACTGGCCGAGATCGGCGTCATCCTGCTGATGTTCGGCGTCGGCCTGCATTTCTCCCTCAAGGACCTGCTCTCGGTGAAGGCGATCGCCGTGCCCGGCGCCGTCGTCCAGATCGGCATCGCGACGCTGCTCGGCCTCGGGCTCGGCACGCTGCTCGGCTGGAACCTGTTCTCCGGCGCCGTCTTCGGCCTCGCCCTCTCGACCGCCTCGACCGTCGTGCTGCTGCGCGCCCTGCAGGAGCGCCGTCTCGTCCAGACCGAGCGAGGACGCATCGCGGTCGGCTGGCTCATCGTCGAGGATATCGCGATGGTGCTGGCGCTGGTGCTGCTGCCCGTGTTGGCCGAGATCGTCAACGGCACGCCATCGGGCGGCAGCGGCCCGCTCGCCACCCGCTTCGATCTCGGCGTCTGGGGCGTGCTCGGCCTGACCTTCGCAAAGCTGATCGGCTTCCTCGCCTTCATGCTCGTCATCGGCCGGCGCGTCATCCCCTGGGTGCTGCACTGGGTCGCCCATACCGGCTCACGCGAGCTGTTTCGGCTGGCGGTGCTCGCCGTCGCGCTGGGCGTCGCCTATGCGGCGGCAACGCTGTTCGGCGTCTCCTTCGCGCTCGGCGCCTTCTTCGCCGGCATGATCCTGTCGGAATCGCCACTCTCGCAGCGGGCGGCCGAGGAGACGCTGCCACTGCGCGACGCTTTCGCGGTGCTGTTCTTCGTCTCGGTCGGCATGCTGTTCGACCCTGGCATCATCCTGCGCGCGCCCGGTCCCCTCCTCGCGACGCTCGCCATCATCCTGATCGGCAAATCCGTCGCGGCCTGGATGATCGTGCGGGCTTTCGGCCGCTCGCAGGCAGTCGCACTCACCATCTCGGCCTCGCTCGCCCAGATCGGCGAATTCTCCTTCATCCTCGCCGGGCTCGGCACCGCGCTCGGCATCCTGCCGGCACAAGGCCGCGACCTGATTCTCGCCGGCGCGATCCTGTCGATCCTGCTCAATCCGGTCGTCTTCGCCTTGGTCGAGCGCCTGGCACCGGAAGCACCGGCCGCGAAGCCGAAGCCCGCAGCCGCTCCCGAAGCCGGCGAGCCTGAAGTCGCCGTATCCGAGCCCCAGCCGGAAGCGCCGCCGGAGCGCGACATCACCCCGACCAACCTCACCGATCACATCGTCGTCGTCGGCTATGGCCGCGTCGGCAGCCTGCTCGGCGCCGGCCTGCTCTCGCAGGGTGCCAGGCTCCTGGTCATCGAGGACAATCCCGATGCGGTCGAAACGGCCAGGCGCGACGGCGCCGAGCTGCTCGTCGGCAATGCCGCCGATCCCGAGGTCCTCTCCGCCGCGGGCATCGGCCGGGCCATGCGTCTCTTCGTCGCCATTCCCGGCAGCTTCGAGGCGGGCCAGGTCTGCGAGCAGGCGCGCGCCGAGAACCCGGCCCTGCCGATCGTCGCCCGTGCCCATTCCGATGCCGAGGTCGCGCATCTCACCAAATGCGGGGCGACGCTGACGATCATGGGCGAGGCTGAGATCGCCCGCGCCATGCTCTCGCTCTGTCAGAATCTCGGGGATACCGCGAAACCAGCGTCGGGAACGGCGCCCGAAGCAGCAGAGCCCGATACGATAGCCGGATTGCCCGCTTCCAAACCGCCTGCTCCCAAACCGCCTGCGGCCAAGCCAGCGGAAGACCCGCCGGCCGATCCCCCGGCCGCGGCATAG
- a CDS encoding polyhydroxyalkanoic acid system family protein has protein sequence MGKPVSITISHDLGRDAAIARLRGGVDTIRDRLGMVRMQLVEERWEGDALHFGVGALGHTVHGRVEVEERLIRVEVTLPWMLAVFAEKLKIGVEKQGQILLEKPKA, from the coding sequence ATGGGCAAGCCCGTTTCCATTACCATCTCGCATGATCTCGGCCGGGACGCCGCGATCGCCCGGCTGCGCGGCGGCGTCGACACCATCCGCGACCGGCTCGGCATGGTCCGGATGCAACTGGTCGAAGAGCGCTGGGAGGGCGACGCCCTGCATTTCGGCGTCGGCGCGCTCGGACACACCGTCCATGGCCGCGTCGAGGTCGAGGAGCGGCTGATCCGCGTCGAGGTGACCTTGCCCTGGATGCTCGCAGTCTTCGCCGAGAAGCTCAAGATCGGCGTCGAGAAGCAGGGCCAAATTTTGCTGGAGAAGCCGAAGGCCTGA
- the iolB gene encoding 5-deoxy-glucuronate isomerase, with amino-acid sequence MSHLKVKPQGTSGRVIHVTPESAGWTYVGFDLHRLKPGETVSSQTGAREACLVFVTGKGQVTAGGNALGELGSRMSPFEGKPWSVYLPEGSDWSVTASTDLELAVCTAPGLRGGLPVRVISPDDLGQEIRGKGSNTRHVTNILPENEPADSLLVVEVITPAGNTSSYPPHKHDRDDLPRESHLEETYYHRLNPPQGFGFQRVYTDDRSLDEAMAIEDGDVVLVPKGYHPCATCHGYDLYYLNVMAGPKRTWKFHNAAEHEWLLKG; translated from the coding sequence ATGTCCCATCTCAAGGTCAAGCCGCAGGGCACGAGCGGCCGCGTCATCCATGTCACACCGGAAAGCGCCGGCTGGACCTATGTCGGCTTCGACCTGCACCGCCTGAAACCGGGCGAGACCGTCTCGTCGCAGACGGGCGCCCGCGAGGCCTGTCTCGTCTTCGTCACCGGCAAGGGCCAGGTCACGGCCGGAGGCAATGCGCTGGGCGAGCTTGGTAGCCGCATGAGCCCGTTCGAAGGCAAGCCCTGGTCGGTCTATCTCCCGGAAGGATCGGACTGGTCGGTCACCGCGAGCACGGACCTCGAACTCGCCGTCTGCACGGCGCCGGGGCTTAGAGGCGGGCTGCCCGTCCGCGTCATCAGCCCGGACGATCTCGGCCAGGAGATCCGCGGCAAGGGCTCCAACACCCGCCACGTCACCAATATCCTGCCGGAGAACGAGCCGGCGGATTCACTGCTCGTGGTCGAAGTCATCACGCCGGCCGGCAACACATCGAGCTATCCCCCGCACAAGCACGACCGGGACGACCTGCCGCGCGAATCCCATCTGGAGGAGACCTACTACCACCGCCTCAACCCGCCGCAGGGTTTCGGCTTTCAGCGCGTCTATACCGACGACCGCAGCCTGGACGAAGCCATGGCGATCGAGGACGGCGACGTCGTGCTGGTGCCGAAGGGCTATCACCCCTGCGCCACCTGCCACGGCTACGATCTCTATTATCTCAACGTGATGGCCGGCCCGAAACGGACCTGGAAATTCCACAACGCCGCCGAGCACGAGTGGCTCTTGAAGGGCTGA
- the iolE gene encoding myo-inosose-2 dehydratase — MIRIGANPIGWSNDDMLEIGGDIPLETCLTEARTAGFTGMELGNKFPREAAKLKPILDAHGHALVSGWYSTELLVRDVAAEMAAVKAHATLLRDMGCSVLIAAETSNAIHSDITRPLSARPVLPKNRWDAFGTRYTNFAEAVKAEYGLQLVYHHHMGTVVQTEAEIDRFMGVTSPAVGLLLDTGHATWGGGDPARIARHWKARIHHVHCKDIREAVMWRSNREDWSFLESVLAGVYTVPGDGLIDYVRVLRELQGYSGWIVVEAEQDPRKAEPATYARLGHANLTRFIREAGLA, encoded by the coding sequence ATGATCCGCATCGGCGCGAACCCCATCGGCTGGTCGAATGACGACATGCTGGAGATCGGCGGCGACATCCCGCTCGAAACCTGCCTGACCGAAGCTCGCACCGCCGGCTTCACCGGCATGGAACTCGGCAACAAGTTTCCGCGCGAGGCGGCGAAGCTGAAGCCGATCCTCGACGCCCATGGCCACGCGCTGGTTTCCGGCTGGTATTCGACCGAGCTGCTCGTCCGCGACGTCGCTGCCGAAATGGCCGCTGTGAAGGCCCATGCGACGCTGCTGCGCGACATGGGCTGCTCGGTCCTGATCGCGGCCGAGACCTCGAACGCGATCCATTCCGACATCACCAGGCCGCTCTCGGCAAGGCCCGTCCTGCCCAAGAACCGCTGGGACGCTTTCGGCACGCGCTACACCAATTTCGCCGAAGCCGTGAAGGCCGAATACGGCCTCCAGCTCGTCTATCACCATCATATGGGCACGGTGGTGCAGACCGAGGCCGAGATCGACCGGTTCATGGGCGTGACCAGCCCGGCCGTCGGCCTCCTGCTCGATACCGGCCACGCCACCTGGGGCGGCGGCGACCCCGCCCGCATCGCCCGCCACTGGAAGGCCCGCATCCACCATGTCCATTGCAAGGATATCCGCGAGGCCGTGATGTGGCGCTCCAACCGCGAGGACTGGTCGTTCCTCGAATCCGTGCTCGCCGGCGTCTACACCGTGCCGGGCGACGGCCTGATCGACTATGTCCGCGTACTGCGCGAGCTGCAGGGCTATTCCGGCTGGATCGTGGTGGAGGCCGAGCAGGATCCGAGGAAGGCGGAGCCCGCGACCTATGCCAGGCTCGGCCATGCCAACCTGACCCGCTTCATCAGGGAAGCCGGACTGGCGTAG
- the iolD gene encoding 3D-(3,5/4)-trihydroxycyclohexane-1,2-dione acylhydrolase (decyclizing) → MTATVRLTMAQALTRFLSRQITEIDGQRLPILSGVWAIFGHGNVAGLGEALWHERERLPTFRAHNEQAMAHAAIAYAKANMRRRFMAATTSIGPGATNLVTAAALAHVNRLPVLLLPGDVFANRIPDPVLQQVEAFGDGTVSANDCFRPVSRYFDRITRPEQIIPALTRAMQVLTDPAECGPVTLALCQDVQAEAYDYPESFFAERLWTPRRPRADRNELKAATEALKAAKKPLIVAGGGVLYSGASEELARFSAATGIPVCETQGGKSALPDDDALNMAAVGVTGTEAANRLAAEADLVLAIGTRLQDFTTGSWALFGAEQKTIIGLNVQPFDAGKHRALPLVADAREGLLELGGAIGKWKAPESWTASAKAGKAEWQKEAGKATAATNTALPSDAQVIGAVQRTLGSEIILLHAAGGLPGELHKLWQAGGPGSYHAEYGFSCMGYEIAGGLGAKMARPDKEVVVMVGDGSYLMLNSEIATSVMLDLKLTIVLLDNRGFGCINRLQNATGGQSFNNLLKDSRHETLPEIDFVQHAASMGALAVKAASIAELETALAQARANTRTTVVVIDTDPLISTGAGGAWWDVAVPEVSERAEVRTARVNYDERRKQQRVGE, encoded by the coding sequence ATGACTGCCACCGTCCGCCTTACGATGGCGCAGGCGCTGACGCGCTTCCTTAGCCGCCAGATCACCGAGATCGACGGGCAGCGCCTGCCGATCCTCAGTGGCGTCTGGGCGATTTTCGGCCATGGCAATGTCGCAGGCCTCGGCGAGGCGCTCTGGCACGAGCGCGAGCGCCTGCCGACTTTCCGCGCCCATAACGAGCAGGCCATGGCCCATGCGGCGATCGCCTATGCCAAGGCGAACATGCGCCGCCGCTTCATGGCCGCGACCACCTCGATCGGCCCCGGCGCGACCAATCTCGTCACCGCCGCTGCGCTCGCCCATGTCAACCGCCTGCCGGTGCTGCTGCTGCCCGGCGACGTCTTCGCCAACCGAATCCCTGACCCGGTCCTCCAGCAGGTCGAAGCCTTCGGCGACGGCACCGTCTCGGCCAATGACTGCTTCCGTCCGGTCTCGCGCTATTTCGACCGCATCACCCGCCCCGAACAGATCATCCCGGCGCTGACCCGCGCCATGCAGGTGCTGACCGACCCGGCCGAGTGCGGCCCGGTCACGCTCGCGCTCTGCCAGGACGTACAGGCCGAGGCCTATGACTACCCAGAGAGCTTCTTCGCCGAGCGACTCTGGACGCCGCGCCGTCCCCGCGCCGATCGCAACGAACTCAAGGCTGCCACCGAGGCGCTGAAGGCGGCGAAGAAGCCGCTGATCGTCGCCGGCGGCGGCGTGCTCTATTCCGGGGCCAGCGAAGAGCTCGCCCGCTTCTCGGCCGCGACCGGCATCCCCGTCTGCGAGACGCAGGGCGGCAAATCCGCCCTGCCTGACGACGACGCGCTCAACATGGCTGCCGTCGGCGTCACCGGCACGGAAGCCGCCAACCGCCTCGCCGCCGAAGCCGACCTCGTGCTCGCCATCGGCACCCGCCTGCAGGATTTCACCACCGGCTCCTGGGCGCTGTTCGGCGCCGAGCAGAAGACGATCATCGGCCTCAACGTCCAGCCCTTCGACGCCGGCAAGCACCGCGCCCTGCCCCTCGTCGCCGACGCCCGCGAGGGCCTGCTGGAACTCGGCGGAGCCATCGGCAAATGGAAGGCGCCGGAAAGCTGGACCGCCAGCGCCAAGGCCGGCAAGGCCGAATGGCAGAAGGAGGCGGGCAAGGCGACCGCCGCCACGAACACCGCCCTGCCCTCGGATGCGCAGGTCATCGGCGCGGTCCAGCGCACGCTGGGCTCCGAAATCATCCTGCTCCATGCGGCCGGCGGCCTGCCCGGCGAATTGCACAAGCTCTGGCAGGCGGGCGGGCCCGGCTCCTACCATGCCGAATACGGCTTCTCCTGCATGGGCTACGAGATCGCCGGCGGGCTCGGCGCCAAGATGGCCCGGCCCGACAAGGAGGTCGTCGTCATGGTCGGCGACGGCTCCTATCTCATGCTGAATTCCGAGATCGCGACCTCGGTGATGCTCGACCTCAAGCTCACCATCGTCCTGCTCGACAATCGCGGCTTCGGCTGCATCAATCGGCTCCAGAATGCGACCGGCGGCCAGAGCTTCAACAACCTGCTCAAGGACAGCAGGCACGAGACGCTGCCGGAGATCGATTTCGTCCAGCACGCCGCCAGCATGGGCGCGCTCGCCGTCAAGGCCGCCTCGATCGCCGAGCTGGAAACCGCGCTGGCGCAGGCCAGGGCCAACACCCGCACCACCGTCGTCGTCATCGACACCGACCCGCTGATCTCGACCGGAGCCGGCGGCGCCTGGTGGGATGTCGCGGTACCCGAGGTCAGCGAGCGCGCCGAGGTGCGCACGGCGCGGGTGAATTACGACGAACGCCGCAAGCAGCAGCGCGTTGGTGAGTGA
- the iolC gene encoding 5-dehydro-2-deoxygluconokinase: MTGPLGGSAQALDVITIGRASVDLYGQQIGSRLEDVASFAKSVGGCPANIAIGTARLGLRSALLTRVGDEQFGRFLREQLAREGVNLDGLKTDPERLTALAILSVESDKSFPLLFYRENCADMALEEGDIDPAFIAKARAVVVTGTHFAQAKPEAAQRKAMKLMRENGGKVVLDIDYRPNLWGLAGHDAGDNRYIASQAVSERMKTVLPGCDLIIGTEEEVLIASGENELLPALKTIRALASATIVLKRGPMGCIVYDGAIPDDLEDGIVGRGFPIEVYNVLGAGDAFMSGFLRGWLGGESLATAATWANACGAFAVSRLLCSPESPTFEELQYFLRNGSPHRALRKDADINHIHWATTRRRDIPSLMALACDHRSQLEDLAVRLGADPARIRDFKVLAVKAAARVADGRPGYGMLLDEKHGREAMFEFARHPFAWLGRPVELPGSRPLRFEVSQDIGSLLPEWPVDHCIKALCFYHPDDPEELKREQQEKLRGLFEAARKVGRELLIEIIAGKNGPLGPDTISRALEEIYALGIKPDWWKLEPQSSPAAWAAIEKTIAKHDPWCRGVLLLGLDAPAEELEAGFAATASAPIVKGFAVGRTIFMSAAEGWLAGKLDDEAAIADIARRFEALTDLWLATRGRKAA; this comes from the coding sequence ATGACGGGACCGCTCGGCGGATCGGCGCAGGCGCTCGACGTCATCACCATCGGCCGCGCCTCGGTCGATCTTTACGGCCAGCAGATCGGCTCGCGGCTGGAGGATGTCGCCTCCTTCGCCAAGTCGGTCGGCGGCTGCCCGGCCAATATCGCGATCGGCACCGCCCGGCTCGGCCTGCGCTCGGCCCTGCTCACCCGCGTCGGCGACGAGCAGTTCGGCCGCTTCCTGCGCGAGCAACTTGCGCGCGAGGGCGTGAACCTCGACGGGCTCAAGACCGACCCGGAGCGGCTGACCGCGCTCGCCATCCTCTCAGTCGAAAGCGACAAGTCCTTCCCGCTGCTGTTCTACCGCGAGAACTGCGCCGACATGGCGCTGGAGGAAGGCGATATCGACCCCGCCTTCATCGCGAAGGCCCGCGCCGTCGTCGTCACCGGCACGCATTTCGCTCAGGCCAAGCCCGAGGCCGCCCAGCGCAAGGCGATGAAGCTGATGCGCGAGAACGGCGGCAAGGTCGTGCTCGACATCGACTATCGCCCGAACCTCTGGGGCCTCGCCGGCCACGATGCCGGCGACAACCGCTATATCGCCTCGCAGGCGGTCTCCGAGCGGATGAAGACGGTCCTGCCCGGCTGCGACCTGATCATCGGCACCGAGGAAGAGGTCTTGATCGCCTCGGGCGAGAACGAGTTGCTGCCGGCGCTGAAGACGATCCGTGCGCTGGCGTCGGCGACCATCGTTCTCAAGCGCGGCCCGATGGGCTGCATCGTCTATGATGGCGCGATCCCCGACGATCTCGAAGACGGTATTGTAGGCCGAGGCTTCCCGATCGAGGTCTACAACGTGCTGGGCGCCGGCGACGCCTTCATGTCAGGCTTCCTGCGCGGCTGGCTCGGCGGCGAAAGCCTCGCCACGGCTGCTACCTGGGCCAATGCCTGCGGCGCCTTCGCCGTCTCGCGCCTGCTCTGCTCGCCGGAAAGCCCGACCTTCGAGGAACTGCAATACTTCCTCAGGAACGGCAGCCCGCACCGCGCGCTGCGCAAGGACGCCGACATCAACCACATCCACTGGGCGACGACGCGCCGCCGAGACATCCCCTCGCTGATGGCGCTGGCCTGCGACCATCGCTCCCAGCTCGAAGACCTCGCCGTCAGGCTCGGCGCCGATCCGGCCCGCATCCGCGACTTCAAGGTGCTGGCAGTCAAGGCTGCCGCCCGCGTCGCCGATGGCCGCCCCGGCTACGGCATGCTGCTCGACGAGAAGCACGGCCGCGAGGCGATGTTCGAATTCGCCCGCCATCCCTTCGCCTGGCTCGGCCGTCCGGTCGAATTGCCGGGCTCGCGCCCGCTGCGCTTCGAGGTAAGCCAGGATATCGGTTCGCTGCTGCCGGAATGGCCGGTCGATCACTGCATCAAGGCGCTCTGCTTCTACCATCCGGACGATCCGGAAGAACTGAAGCGCGAGCAGCAGGAGAAGCTGCGCGGCCTGTTCGAGGCGGCGCGCAAGGTCGGACGCGAATTGCTGATCGAGATCATCGCCGGCAAGAACGGACCGCTCGGCCCCGACACGATTTCGCGGGCGCTCGAAGAGATCTACGCGCTCGGCATCAAGCCGGACTGGTGGAAGCTGGAGCCGCAATCCTCGCCTGCCGCCTGGGCCGCGATCGAGAAGACCATTGCCAAACACGACCCCTGGTGCCGCGGCGTGCTGCTGCTCGGGCTCGATGCGCCCGCCGAAGAGCTTGAAGCCGGCTTCGCTGCCACGGCCTCGGCACCCATCGTCAAGGGCTTCGCCGTCGGCCGCACCATCTTCATGAGCGCGGCTGAAGGCTGGCTTGCCGGCAAGCTCGACGACGAGGCCGCGATCGCCGACATCGCCAGGCGATTCGAGGCTCTGACCGACCTCTGGCTTGCCACGCGCGGCCGCAAGGCGGCATAG
- a CDS encoding MurR/RpiR family transcriptional regulator, producing MSETAVAELPRDFDELRASILGQRDSLPKRIAQIAAYALDNPDEIAFGTAASIAVSAGVQPSTLIRFAQHLGFDGFTSLQGVFRARLRERNSSYEERLNTLRGGDGTAAGNHRILDGFLTASRKSLDVMSRTLDEATLDRAIDVLASAETIFILARRRSYPVASYLAYAFGKLEVRNQMIESAAGLDPEMISFATPRDAVLVVSFSPYAPATIEDARGLAERGVPLVAITDSAFSPLASFAKLWFEVAEADFGGFRTLASTMALSMALAVGVGEARRIGRGKGRRGGAI from the coding sequence ATGAGCGAAACCGCCGTTGCGGAGCTGCCGCGCGACTTCGACGAATTGCGCGCATCGATCCTCGGCCAGCGTGACAGCCTGCCCAAGCGCATCGCCCAGATCGCGGCCTATGCCCTCGACAATCCCGACGAGATCGCCTTCGGCACCGCCGCCAGCATCGCGGTCTCGGCCGGCGTCCAGCCCTCGACGCTGATCCGCTTCGCCCAGCATCTCGGCTTCGACGGTTTCACCAGCCTGCAGGGCGTCTTCCGCGCAAGGCTGCGCGAGCGCAATTCCAGCTATGAGGAACGTCTCAACACGTTGCGCGGCGGCGATGGCACCGCGGCCGGCAACCACCGCATCCTCGACGGCTTCCTCACCGCCTCGCGCAAATCGCTGGACGTGATGAGCCGCACCCTCGACGAGGCCACGCTCGACCGTGCGATCGATGTGCTCGCCAGCGCCGAAACGATCTTCATCCTCGCCCGGCGCCGCTCCTATCCGGTCGCGAGCTATCTGGCCTATGCCTTCGGCAAGCTCGAAGTCCGCAACCAGATGATCGAATCCGCCGCCGGGCTCGACCCCGAGATGATCTCCTTCGCCACGCCAAGGGACGCCGTCCTCGTCGTCAGCTTCTCGCCCTACGCACCCGCCACCATCGAGGATGCGCGCGGCCTCGCCGAGCGCGGCGTACCGCTGGTCGCCATCACCGACAGCGCCTTTTCGCCGCTCGCGAGCTTCGCGAAGCTCTGGTTCGAGGTCGCCGAAGCGGATTTCGGCGGGTTCCGCACGCTGGCCTCGACCATGGCGCTCTCGATGGCGCTCGCCGTCGGCGTCGGCGAGGCGCGCCGGATCGGGCGCGGCAAGGGCCGGCGTGGCGGCGCCATCTAA
- a CDS encoding SDR family oxidoreductase, whose product MADRLKGKIAIVFGAGSSGPGWGNGKAAAVAYAREGAGVACIDLNREAAEETATIIAGEGGKALALAADVTDLASVDTCVAAAARHFGRLDILHNNVGVTHMGGPVELSEEQFNASLQLNLGSVYRCAKAVIPEMLKGGGGAIVNISSLAAIRWTGYPYFAYYATKAAVNQATVALAMQYARQGIRANCIMPGLIDTPLIYRQISSQYASVEEMVAARDAQVPMGRMGTAWDIANAAVFLASDEAKFITGVCLPVDGGQSCTAGLPG is encoded by the coding sequence ATGGCCGACCGGCTGAAGGGCAAGATCGCCATCGTCTTCGGCGCCGGCTCCTCCGGCCCCGGCTGGGGCAATGGCAAGGCCGCCGCTGTCGCCTATGCCCGCGAGGGCGCCGGCGTCGCCTGCATCGACCTCAACCGCGAGGCTGCCGAAGAGACCGCCACGATCATCGCCGGCGAAGGCGGCAAGGCTCTCGCGCTCGCAGCCGATGTCACCGATCTCGCCTCGGTCGACACCTGCGTCGCCGCGGCGGCCCGGCATTTCGGCCGGCTCGACATCCTCCACAACAATGTCGGCGTCACCCATATGGGCGGCCCGGTCGAATTGTCCGAGGAGCAGTTCAACGCCTCGCTCCAGCTCAATCTCGGCTCGGTCTATCGCTGCGCCAAGGCGGTCATCCCGGAGATGCTGAAGGGCGGCGGCGGCGCCATCGTCAACATCTCCTCGCTCGCCGCCATCCGCTGGACCGGCTATCCGTACTTCGCCTATTACGCCACCAAGGCGGCGGTGAACCAGGCGACGGTCGCGCTGGCGATGCAGTACGCGAGGCAGGGCATCCGCGCGAACTGCATCATGCCCGGCCTGATCGACACGCCGCTGATCTACAGGCAGATCTCCTCGCAATATGCCTCCGTCGAGGAGATGGTCGCCGCCCGCGACGCACAGGTGCCGATGGGCAGGATGGGCACCGCCTGGGACATTGCCAACGCCGCCGTCTTCCTGGCCTCGGACGAGGCGAAGTTCATCACGGGCGTCTGCCTGCCGGTGGATGGGGGCCAGAGCTGCACCGCCGGCCTGCCGGGATAA
- a CDS encoding TRAP transporter substrate-binding protein, with amino-acid sequence MTISRRTLLQATAAASAIGTFHIGRANAQSAEFTYKYANNLPVAHPMNTRASEAMAKIKEETKGRVDIQIFPNNQLGSDTDMLSQVRSGGVEFFTLSPLILSTLVANASISGIGFAFPNYDAVWKAMDGELGTYVRGQIGKANLVVMDKIWDNGFRQITSSKGPVNTPDDLKGFKIRVPVSPLWTSMFTAFQSAPASINFAEVYTALQTKIVDGQENPLAIISTAKLFEVQKYLSLTNHMWDGFWFLANRRAWERLPEDLRAIVAKNINAAALLERTDVAKLNAGLQGELQSKGMVINETKADAFRDALRKAGFYAEWKKKYGDEAWAILEKAVGSSLS; translated from the coding sequence ATGACCATTTCGCGCCGCACCCTGCTCCAGGCGACAGCCGCCGCCTCCGCGATCGGCACCTTCCATATCGGCCGGGCGAATGCCCAGAGCGCCGAGTTCACCTATAAATACGCCAACAACCTGCCGGTCGCGCACCCGATGAACACCCGCGCCAGCGAGGCCATGGCGAAGATCAAGGAAGAGACCAAGGGCCGCGTCGACATCCAGATCTTCCCGAACAACCAGCTCGGCTCCGACACCGATATGCTGAGCCAGGTGCGCTCCGGCGGCGTCGAGTTCTTCACGCTCTCGCCGCTGATCCTGTCGACGCTCGTCGCCAACGCCTCGATCTCCGGCATCGGCTTCGCATTCCCGAACTACGACGCGGTCTGGAAGGCGATGGACGGCGAGCTCGGGACTTACGTCCGCGGCCAGATCGGCAAGGCCAATCTCGTCGTCATGGACAAGATCTGGGACAACGGCTTCCGCCAGATCACCTCGTCCAAGGGTCCGGTCAACACGCCCGACGACCTCAAGGGCTTCAAGATCCGCGTGCCGGTCTCGCCGCTCTGGACCTCGATGTTCACCGCCTTCCAGTCGGCCCCCGCCTCGATCAACTTCGCCGAGGTCTATACCGCGCTGCAGACCAAGATCGTCGACGGCCAGGAGAACCCGCTCGCAATCATCTCGACGGCCAAGCTCTTCGAGGTGCAGAAATACCTCTCGCTGACCAACCACATGTGGGACGGCTTCTGGTTCCTGGCCAACCGCCGCGCCTGGGAGCGTCTGCCGGAGGACCTGCGCGCCATCGTCGCCAAGAACATCAACGCCGCCGCGTTGCTGGAGCGCACCGACGTCGCCAAGCTCAATGCCGGCCTGCAGGGCGAGCTGCAATCCAAGGGCATGGTGATCAACGAGACCAAGGCCGACGCCTTCCGCGACGCGCTGCGCAAGGCCGGCTTCTACGCCGAGTGGAAGAAGAAATACGGCGACGAAGCCTGGGCGATCCTGGAGAAGGCCGTCGGCAGCTCGCTGAGCTGA